A genomic region of Seriola aureovittata isolate HTS-2021-v1 ecotype China chromosome 21, ASM2101889v1, whole genome shotgun sequence contains the following coding sequences:
- the LOC130162431 gene encoding LOW QUALITY PROTEIN: pepsin A-like (The sequence of the model RefSeq protein was modified relative to this genomic sequence to represent the inferred CDS: inserted 1 base in 1 codon) has translation MKWVFVLCAMVALSECLVQIPLEKGKTAREFLEEQGLWEDYRQKYPYNPISKFDQRFAVAGEPMTNDADVAYYGVISIGTPPQSFKVIFDTGSSNLWVPSVYCNSPACNNHKRFNPSTSSTYKYNGTPLNIQYGTGSMTGFLAYDTVTVGGLAVTNQIIGLSKSEAPFMQYMRADGIXGLAYPRLSASGATPVFDNMMKEGLVSQDLFSVYLSSNSEQGSVVTFGGIDSNHYYGSITWIPLSNELYWQITVDSVTVNGQVVACNGGCQAIVDTGTSMIVGPQSSISSINSYVGASSQNGDSVVNCNNIGQMPDVTFHIHGQEFTLPASAYVRQSQYYGCRTGFSGGGDSLWILGDVFIRHYFAVFSRAQNMVGLAKAR, from the exons ATGAAGTGGGTCTTTGTTCTGTGTGCCATGGTGGCACTGTCTGAGTGCTTGGTCCA GATCCCTCTGGAGAAGGGTAAGACTGCCAGGGAGTTCCTGGAGGAGCAGGGTCTGTGGGAGGACTACAGGCAGAAGTACCCATACAACCCCATTTCCAAGTTTGACCAGCGCTTCGCCGTGGCTGGCGAGCCCATGACCAACGATGCTGAC GTGGCTTACTATGGAGTCATCTCCATCGGAACTCCTCCTCAGTCCTTCAAGGTCATCTTTGACACCGGCTCCTCCAACCTGTGGGTTCCCTCCGTCTACTGCAACAGCCCCGCCTGCA ACAACCACAAGAGGTTTAACCCCAGCACGAGCAGCACCTACAAATACAATGGCACTCCTCTCAATATCCAGTATGGCACCGGCAGCATGACCGGCTTCCTCGCCTACGACACAGTGACG GTGGGAGGCCTTGCTGTGACAAACCAGATCATCGGCTTGAGTAAGAGTGAAGCTCCATTCATGCAGTACATGCGTGCTGATGGTA CTGGGCTGGCCTACCCACGCCTGTCTGCCTCCGGCGCCACACCCGTCTTTGACAACATGATGAAGGAGGGTCTGGTCAGCCAGGACCTCTTCTCCGTGTACCTTAGCTC TAACTCTGAGCAAGGTAGTGTGGTGACCTTCGGTGGTATCGACTCCAACCACTACTACGGCAGCATCACCTGGATTCCCCTCTCCAATGAGCTGTACTGGCAGATCACAGTGGACAG TGTTACCGTCAATGGTCAGGTTGTGGCTTGCAACGGTGGTTGCCAGGCTATTGTGGACACCGGCACTTCTATGATCGTTGGACCTcagagcagcatcagcagcatcaacagctATGTGGGAGCTAGCAGCCAGAACGGAGAC AGTGTTGTAAACTGTAACAACATCGGCCAAATGCCTGATGTGACCTTCCACATCCACGGACAGGAATTCACCCTCCCAGCCTCTGCTTACGTCCGCCAG TCTCAGTACTACGGCTGCCGCACCGGCTTCAGCGGCGGAGGTGACAGCCTGTGGATCCTGGGTGATGTCTTCATTAGACATTACTTTGCTGTCTTCAGCAGAGCCCAGAATATGGTGGGTCTGGCCAAGGCTAGATAA